Within the Pseudomonas chlororaphis subsp. aurantiaca genome, the region TCAGCGCATTGAGGTGGTCGTCGTGGCTCAGGTGCAACTGGCGCAGGTTGCGCGACAGGCGCTGGAGCATCTGCTGCGGGCTGGCGGTGGCCAGGTGCTCGGCGGCCAGCTTGATGTTCGGCCCGTACTGGCGCTCCAGCAGCTCACGGCAGTCGTTGGGGTACAGGCGGCGCCCGCCGCAGGGATCGAGCAGGTGATCGGCGCCGGGCACGCGCAATAAAAAGTGCCCGGGGAAGTTGACCCCGACCATGGGGATTTCCAGGCGGCGCGCCAGCTCCAGGGCGATCAGCCCCAGCGCCAGCGGTTGCCCGCGCCGGGTGTGCAGCACCTTGTCCAGCAGCGCCGCCTGCGGGCGCAGCGGCAGGAACTCGTCCTGCTGGAAGCCCAGGTCGTTCATGCGCCGCAGCAGGGGCTGGCCCAGTTCGCTGACCGGCAGCAGCGGCAAGCCGGAGCTGACCCGCTGTTGCAGCTCCTTGAAATCCTCCAGCAACTGTTCGGGCGACACCTCTTTATCGTGCTCGGCAGCGATCCACAGCGCCGCCTCGAAAAGGGCGGGCGGGGACTGTTGCAGGCAGGCGAAAAAAGCTTGACGCGGGTTCATCGAAATCTCCGGCGAATGCCTCGTTTTAGCCCCGTCGCGGGCGTTCGTCCAGTGCCGCACACATGTCGTAGCAGGTTATTTCCTAAAGCCTGAAAAGGTGTCCGGCTTATTCCCGCGCGCTCCAGCAATTTTCATGCACAAGCCTATACTGGCGACTACAAGAAGTGATTCGGGAGCCCGACGATGTTCGCTCTCATGCAAAGCACTCGCCTTGAATCGCTACACCTGAGCGTCGACCCAACCACCGGGTTGAAGGCGGTGATTGCCATTCATAGCAGCCGCCTGGGGCCTGCCTTGGGAGGCTGTCGTTACCTTGCCTACCCCGACGACGAAAGTGCCGTGGTCGATGCCGTGCGCCTGGCCCAGGGCATGAGCTACAAGGCCGCCCTGGCCGGCTTGCCCCACGGTGGCGGCAAGGCCGTCATCATCCGTCCGCCACACGTCGAAAGCCGCGCCGCGCTGTTCGAAGCCTTCGGTCGCTGCGTCGAGCAACTCGATGGCCGCTACATCACCGCCATCGACAGCGGCACCTCGGTCGCCGACATGGACTGCATCGCCCAAACCACCCAGCACGTCACCAGCACCACCGCCTCCGGCGACCCGGCACCGCATGCCGCCATGGGCGTGTTCGCCGGCATCCGCGCCACCGCCATGGCTCGCCTGGGCAGCGACAACCTCGAAGGCCTGCGGGTGGCGATCCAAGGCCTGGGCAATGTCGGCTTCGCCCTCGCCGAACAGCTGCATGCCGCGGGCGCCGAACTGCTGGTCAGCGATATCGATTCCGGCAAGGTGCAACTGGCCATGGAGCAACTGGGCGCCCATCCGATCGCCAACGAAGCCTTGCTCAGCACCCCGTGCGACATCCTTGCGCCCTGCGGGCTGGGCGGCGTGCTCAACAGCCACAGCGTGGCGCAACTGCGCTGCTCGGCGGTGGCCGGCTCGGCCAACAACCAGTTGACCAACCTGCAGGTCGCCGACCAGCTGGAAAACCGCGGCATCCTCTACGCGCCGGATTACG harbors:
- a CDS encoding SirB1 family protein; the protein is MNPRQAFFACLQQSPPALFEAALWIAAEHDKEVSPEQLLEDFKELQQRVSSGLPLLPVSELGQPLLRRMNDLGFQQDEFLPLRPQAALLDKVLHTRRGQPLALGLIALELARRLEIPMVGVNFPGHFLLRVPGADHLLDPCGGRRLYPNDCRELLERQYGPNIKLAAEHLATASPQQMLQRLSRNLRQLHLSHDDHLNALIDAERVLELGNGSASDYLARASLYQHLDCPNAERFDLEHALLLSEDPIQRLRLTERLGHLPPNTIVH
- a CDS encoding Leu/Phe/Val dehydrogenase, whose translation is MFALMQSTRLESLHLSVDPTTGLKAVIAIHSSRLGPALGGCRYLAYPDDESAVVDAVRLAQGMSYKAALAGLPHGGGKAVIIRPPHVESRAALFEAFGRCVEQLDGRYITAIDSGTSVADMDCIAQTTQHVTSTTASGDPAPHAAMGVFAGIRATAMARLGSDNLEGLRVAIQGLGNVGFALAEQLHAAGAELLVSDIDSGKVQLAMEQLGAHPIANEALLSTPCDILAPCGLGGVLNSHSVAQLRCSAVAGSANNQLTNLQVADQLENRGILYAPDYVINAGGLIYVSLKHRGEDLATITAHLSKISQRLTEVFAHAQAEKRSPARVADDLAERVLYR